The DNA region TTTGATGTGCGTTCCGTGGCACATCTTTCACCAGTATACAAAGGGGTGCTGTTTGAGGGAAAACCACCCCACATGCTGCAGctaactgttgtgttttctcttcaggCGCTGCTTGTTCAGGGCTACCTTGCTAAGTCAGGCTGGGGCTTTCCAAAAGGGAAAGTTAATGAGGATGAAGCTCCACATGACTGTGCAGTTCGTGAAGTGAGTCGACTTTGACCAATTGAAAGCATTAAGACTCATATGTAATTAATGCTTGCACTTCAGTTCACAGTTCAAAATACTGGCTGTTTTCTAGGTGATGGAGGAGACGGGCTTTGACATAAAGAATCGCATCTGCAAGGACATGTACATAGAGCAGAAAATCACTGACCAGGTGGTGCGGCTCTACATCATCCCAGGAGTGTCAAAGGATACCAAGTTCAACCCTAAAACAAGGAAAGAGATCAGGGTAAACAATCCTGTTTCTACACGTTCCCTTCTCAGATTGATTTCTAATTTTTGGAGCTGGCAGAAACTCTCTgatcttgttctctctctctctgttttttttgtagaataTTGAATGGTTTCCTGTTGAGAAGCTGCCATGTCACAGGAATGACATGACCCCAAAGTCTAAACTTGGTCTCGCCCCCAACAGATTTTTCATGGCTATTCCATTCATAAGGTGCGTTTGTAGAATGCaattcaattaattattttccttattatttattgatatttttccattaaaaaaatatacacatttacTTTGCCTCTGAGAGTGAGATGGATATCAGTCCACTGTCTGTATTTAAATCTAGATCTGGAGTTGGACTGGAACAATACATCTCCACTATCACCACCTCTGAAGCTCAATAAATCACATGTTGTGTCTCATTTTCTCAATCTGTACAaacagaagtgaaaaaaaaaattgtgtggTTTCCTCAATGTTGTTGACCATTTGTAGATTTCAACTAAGTGTGATTTTAGTTTCATCATATGAATTGACTGTAAATGATGACCTACTTCCTGCTCTACCTGTACAGACCACTGCGAGAATGGATCAGCAGGCTGAAAGGCGAGTCTACGGACAGTGATGAGGACTTCgcaaacaacagcaacactcCGGGCAAACCCTCAGACAATGCTCGGTACAAACATTTCATATACTGCAACATCAGTTCTCAGTAGAACTCTCATTGATTCTCAAATGAAAGTTACACAAAGTTACTCAAATAACATCTAGGGgttccatttttaaaaaacctgTCCCACAAAGAACAGTCCTCAACTGTGCAGTTCCCCCTTAGCTTCACTGAGTGTTGAAGCTTTTGCGAGCTCCTTGTGTTGGTTTTCCAGCCCACAAATGACAGCGAATATTGGTGTCAcatcatcaggtggacacaaacatcgCTCCAAATGAATGGTCATGTTGCTCTGTTTCTGGTGGATGTGCAAAGCATCACCATGAAATAAATGgaggtggggtttttttctctctcaacaaAATCCTGATTGGTGCCTATATCACAAAGCGAGTTCAGCTTAGTCAGGCTCTCTCTGAGTTATCTGGTTAATTGAGCAAAACATTGGTCACTCTGGATAACTGATAACTGGATCTCTAAACTGTGGTCCTTACAAGGCAGCTACGAGCGCGGCCATGTGAAAGAAGCGGAGTTGTAACTTACACAAAACGTCATCAGAACCATGAATAAGATACTTAATGAAATGTGATGCTACAGTGACGCCCATGGACAAACTGCCATGAACGCATATAAAAACAGTTAGAAGTGATATTACACTGTTTATGCTGCCaaagctgagaggaggagaaaagtaGTGAATATCTAATGAGGTCTATTTGACTGAAATACATTTCTAATCAtgaaagctcattaattaaaaGCCAATTAGCATCACAAAGCCTTGTGTATATTGTTAtactgagctgcagtgatgcTGCAGAATATGAGTGTGAAAGCATCAACACTGTTAGGAAAActttcataaataaaataagctaTAATTGACATTGTGTATTTAGTGACACAAACTgtcattcagtttgtttgagGCTCTGTTTTAAAACCAGTTTAGAGATTGAAAGTATTGAACAACAAAGCAATTCCACTGACTGTGTGTTAAGTCCATGACAGGATGCTGTAGGAATAATGACCACATTGTTTCAGCCATCTTTGGAAGGTAACCTGCACTGGAGCAGGTTAGCCCTGCGTTATAGGTTACCATGGTGATATGCCTTGGTTAAAAGTGAGCCAGCTTCATGATACTGGAAAACTGGAGTTAAGATAACTGGCTAACCCAATATTCTCAGTTTGTGGTACAGGCATTGTGACACAGAAGAGCaggctattattattattattatgatgatgattagATTTCCTGAATGCAATAGCGTTGGGTCTATATCATAACAACCCTTCAGTAGAAGTTTAGGGCATTCCCTTCTGGGCGACCAagagtttattatttttttgtacttttatggttttgtttcacttttttgtgctttgaatttcgttgtatttatttacaatgacaataaaaggcatctatctatctattatccACCTTGTACAATTGACAatatcttctttgttttttctcttagGTCAAAATCCCGTCGCCTCACAGGTACTGATGCATTTCCAGGAGATGGCTggatgaaacagaaacagcagaaaacgTTGTGCCAGCTGAGTCAGTATGAGCTGAGCCAGGTTAGAAAAGGCGAGATCACTCTGCTACAGTCAACCATTATGTAACAGCAGCTTCTtgttagcttgtgtgtgttaataatCGACAACAAATCAACCCTGACTGTTTACTTGCTGTTTTGGGTTGTTTTGAAACCTAAAACCGCCATAGACAGTCCTCCCACTGCCAATAGTTATTATACAACTCCGACTATTATCAGCTTACTGCCAGCCAGAGAGTGGAGGAACAATACATGACTGGCTAACACAGAACTCTGCCCCATGACATGCAAGCAGGGTTCATACCTGGCCCAGCAGCACCTGCAGGCTGCCCCATACTTATTCAGACTTGAGGACAGAACTCCCCACCAGGGTGCAGTACCATCCAAGccctgttttcctcctgtctCCAGTCCTTAAGGCCATCCTTGATAGCCAATTGTAGTATTTCATCATGGTACCAGCCTACTAGTTGCTACCTCCAATGCCATTCAGATCATTACTTTTGGGTCCTGAGATCTGCACAGCCTGTGTATTCACAGGACTATAGTAGATGATGCGAGTAGATGATGCAAGATGTAGTCACGTCTTTACTGCGTTGCAGACCATTCCATCTAGAGTGGCCAAGGTTGCTGCTAGTACATCCCAGTGATCTCCATTCCCCTCACCAAACTGCTCAACAGCACCAAATCATGTAGAGACATGCTACTCAACGGTTACCTCATTACTTCTGTTCTTTGCTCTGTAGAATCCAAATTTTAAAGGCAATGGGAAGAAATGCCAGGACTCCCCTTATATGAAGAAAGGAACCACTGACAATGGAGCCAGCAACCAGCAGGTAAAAAACAtattagtagtggtagtagtagctACTGTGTGTAGATTTAGAAAATGATTGATTTGGCATGATACTGCTCTGTAAGTGATTGTTTATGAGCAGTGCACTCTTATACTATCTTTACAGAAAGATGATAAAAGACTTCAACCCAGAAGACTGCAAGACAGTTTTGAGAAAGGTATGGTTCGTACAGTTCAATGTCTGAGACATGGAAAACATAGAATATACTGAAAAGAATATATACAAAATCTGTTAATTCCTGCACTGTATCTGCTAATGTGACAGTGTTGAATTCACACTTGAACTGTGTAGGAAAAGGGGCAGCTGTGAGTCTTAAGTGGGTGGTCTATGGGTGcaaattgtattatttatttgtggAAGTCATGTTCTCAGTTGTATTATAATACACTAATGTCATGTTCTACAGATGCCTGTTTGAACTTTTGCATTAGAATTAGAAGTTAGAAGAAAGCAAGTGCACCTCTGAATTTTGCGTCTTGCGTCGAGCACAAAGGCTTCCTCTGCACTTAACGCAAGAAATGTAATGACATCCTTGCATTTGTCTGAATTTTCAACAAAGTCGGCGGCAAATATTACAAA from Pempheris klunzingeri isolate RE-2024b chromosome 19, fPemKlu1.hap1, whole genome shotgun sequence includes:
- the dcp2 gene encoding m7GpppN-mRNA hydrolase; protein product: MFSTNMETKRVEIPSGVLDDLCSRFILHIPSEERDNAIRVCFQIELAHWFYLDFCMQNTPGAPHCGIRDFAKAVFHHCPFLLPHGEDVQKVLEQWKEYKMGVPTYGAIILDESLENALLVQGYLAKSGWGFPKGKVNEDEAPHDCAVREVMEETGFDIKNRICKDMYIEQKITDQVVRLYIIPGVSKDTKFNPKTRKEIRNIEWFPVEKLPCHRNDMTPKSKLGLAPNRFFMAIPFIRPLREWISRLKGESTDSDEDFANNSNTPGKPSDNARSKSRRLTGTDAFPGDGWMKQKQQKTLCQLSQYELSQNPNFKGNGKKCQDSPYMKKGTTDNGASNQQKDDKRLQPRRLQDSFEKDVTPCSSNGHQTVHSRVCEHLVSSKTFLNFKFDRDAIMKCFDY